One Bacteroidota bacterium genomic region harbors:
- a CDS encoding T9SS type A sorting domain-containing protein, whose protein sequence is MKKFYVFILIFLLFASVDNAFAQKLSSKYDTSNVKGLPSTFELVSYNWIYNNTATTTTYIWVVKAIDIPATWSIGICDKNNCYFNADSQEFELTGMDSGSFDIHFYPDNNAGTGCVEVYVYPKGSYNEGITIAGCCNGTTGIKQNVSLSFNMYPSPVRDILNIQFSKKGSHSIEIYNILGRRLLTKDVQNADRMRVSFESLQNGMYVVMYRNEKGKVITKTISKE, encoded by the coding sequence ATGAAGAAATTTTACGTCTTTATCCTAATATTCCTTTTATTTGCATCTGTCGATAATGCTTTTGCTCAAAAGCTATCCTCAAAATACGATACCAGTAATGTTAAAGGTTTACCATCTACATTTGAATTAGTTTCTTATAATTGGATTTACAACAATACTGCTACCACAACAACTTATATCTGGGTAGTGAAGGCTATTGACATCCCTGCTACTTGGTCGATTGGTATTTGCGATAAAAACAATTGTTATTTTAATGCAGATAGTCAGGAATTTGAATTAACAGGAATGGATTCAGGCTCATTCGATATTCATTTTTATCCCGATAACAATGCAGGTACTGGATGCGTAGAAGTTTACGTCTATCCCAAAGGGTCTTATAATGAAGGAATTACTATTGCAGGATGCTGCAATGGAACAACTGGAATCAAACAGAATGTTTCCTTATCATTTAATATGTATCCCAGTCCAGTTAGAGATATTTTAAACATTCAATTTTCAAAGAAAGGAAGTCATTCAATTGAAATATACAATATTTTAGGAAGACGATTACTGACTAAGGATGTTCAGAATGCAGATCGGATGCGAGTTTCGTTTGAATCTCTGCAAAATGGAATGTATGTAGTCATGTACAGAAATGAAAAAGGTAAAGTAATTACTAAAACTATTTCTAAAGAATAG
- the hypB gene encoding hydrogenase nickel incorporation protein HypB — protein sequence MCGDCGCGQEDGIRITKPGTEHSHSHHEHDHQHNHGDDHHHHHDESGREIKLEQNVLQKNDLLAERNRGFFEAKNISCLNLVSSPGSGKTSLLERTIKEFGAEIDFYIIEGDQQTLNDANRIQQAGAPVVQVNTGNGCHLDSDMINKAIKQLNPKQDSMLIIENVGNLVCPAMFDLGEKKRVVIISVTEGEDKPLKYPNMFEGSQLCIINKTDLSPYVDFDIEKAKKYALQVNHNMEFIELSVKTGDGIDKWYKWLKEEANS from the coding sequence ATGTGTGGAGATTGCGGATGCGGCCAAGAAGATGGTATTAGAATTACAAAACCAGGAACAGAACATAGTCATTCTCATCATGAGCATGATCATCAACATAACCATGGCGATGATCACCACCATCACCATGATGAAAGTGGTCGAGAAATAAAGCTGGAGCAAAACGTTTTACAAAAAAATGATTTATTAGCAGAACGAAATCGTGGATTTTTCGAAGCTAAGAACATTTCTTGTCTCAATTTAGTCAGTTCACCTGGATCAGGAAAAACAAGCTTGCTGGAGAGAACGATTAAAGAATTTGGTGCCGAAATTGATTTTTATATCATTGAAGGTGATCAGCAAACATTAAATGATGCCAACCGTATACAACAGGCTGGTGCTCCTGTTGTTCAGGTTAATACTGGGAATGGCTGTCATCTTGATTCTGATATGATCAATAAGGCAATTAAACAATTGAACCCTAAACAGGATTCAATGCTGATTATTGAAAATGTTGGCAATTTGGTATGCCCTGCAATGTTTGATCTGGGTGAAAAGAAAAGAGTTGTGATCATCAGCGTTACAGAAGGAGAAGATAAACCTTTGAAATATCCAAACATGTTTGAGGGTTCACAATTATGTATCATCAATAAAACTGATTTAAGCCCTTATGTTGATTTTGATATAGAAAAAGCAAAGAAATATGCCTTACAAGTAAATCACAACATGGAGTTTATTGAGCTATCTGTTAAAACAGGTGATGGAATTGATAAATGGTACAAATGGTTAAAGGAAGAGGCTAATTCATAA
- a CDS encoding redox-sensing transcriptional repressor Rex, producing MKNLLPEKTVERLSQCRRVLLNKLDQDKEFIFSHEIAKLLHLTPVQVRRDFMLMGYTGSPSKGYNIKRLIKAIGNTIDPEDCQYAAVIGMGNLGNAIAKYVERKRQYLKIVASFDIDDKKISNCVTGVKCHHLDELPQVVKEMDISIAIITVPANAAYDVKELLVENGIKGILNFTPAPLNVPDNIYLEEFDFITSLEKVAYFVKEK from the coding sequence ATGAAAAATCTTCTTCCTGAGAAAACAGTTGAACGTTTAAGTCAATGCCGAAGAGTATTGTTAAATAAGCTTGACCAAGACAAAGAGTTTATTTTCTCTCATGAAATAGCCAAATTGCTACATTTGACTCCAGTACAGGTTCGTAGAGACTTCATGTTAATGGGTTATACTGGAAGCCCGAGTAAAGGTTATAATATTAAGCGCTTAATTAAGGCTATTGGTAATACTATTGATCCAGAAGATTGTCAATATGCAGCAGTAATTGGTATGGGAAATTTAGGCAATGCTATTGCCAAATATGTGGAACGAAAAAGGCAGTATCTCAAAATTGTTGCTAGTTTTGATATTGATGACAAGAAAATAAGTAATTGTGTTACAGGAGTAAAATGTCACCATTTGGATGAATTACCACAAGTTGTAAAAGAAATGGATATTTCAATTGCAATCATTACAGTTCCTGCCAATGCAGCTTATGATGTTAAAGAATTGCTGGTTGAAAATGGGATAAAGGGAATTCTTAATTTTACTCCTGCACCATTGAATGTACCTGACAATATTTATTTAGAAGAATTCGACTTCATTACTTCTCTGGAAAAAGTTGCGTATTTTGTAAAGGAAAAGTAG